The Mangifera indica cultivar Alphonso chromosome 12, CATAS_Mindica_2.1, whole genome shotgun sequence DNA window atgatcAATTAGTATCAATTAGAATCGATTGTAATTATTTAGTGTTTATTATGTTTCattctttataaaaaatgtgcatatatacaaacaatcctaatcaaagaaaaaagaaacaacaaagcAAATACAATTCCTTCTTTAATCATGGATTGTATCAATTTCATGGTAAATATCTACTATTTTGGAGAAATTCTGTAGTGCCCACTATTTGAAGTCCAAAAAGCAGGggaaaatatagaaaagaaTGATGAAGCATagttcatttgatttcaatgagttaaaaattcaaacatacGCACAAAGAAAtgtcaaattttcattatttgtaGTTTGCAAATGCATCTAAAAAGAACGGGCTGATTAATTAAAAGTGTTGATAAGGATGAAAACTGATCATACTTCAAAATATGAGTAGCCATCAGCAATTCAGTTTCTCCACCCCATGCATTAGGTTGTCGAATGTGCTTTATGTATGCATCAAAATCTCCTTCAACAAACCTAAGCACATTGAAAACAACCCAATAATATATATGTCATTCTAAACCAATCAACCAATTGAAATGCATCTTCAAATCACTGGTAAAACTCACCATTTTGTTTCTTTGCGCCTCTTTAAAAGCTCATCCACAACCTAACAAGAAGAGAACACTTTTCCATTCAAGTAATCGattgttaaaatttgaaactcaaacaaattaaaaactaagTCTGGCAATTATTATCAAAACTTACTCCATTCTGTACCTGGGCTCTTAATTCATCAGCAAGTTCTCTTTGTTGATTTTCATCTGGGACTTCTTCTCCACTTTTCATGCAAGCACCATGTGCTAATGCTCTAAATAAACATCTCCCATCCGCTAGCATCCCTGCAAAATACCATTCTCCATTGAGATATAGATTATATCCATGCCTCAACCATAAAAacatcaaacaaaatcaatcagTCATCAAATAAATACCAATAACAATCTCCACTGGAACTCATTCATAAACTCAATCAGAacaaacaatttatattaacCCACAACATTGAaggtaaaattaatttattcttcctttacaaatttaattagtttCATCAACTAACCTATGACCTTGAAACCAGCACCAGACTTCTCACTTCTGGCCGCCAGTTCACATCTCTCTTTTTCATTGGAATCATCGCCACCATCCGTTACATCTTTCTCATCCACAACTGTAACAGCCTCTAGATTTTCACACTTGTCAGTCCAGTAATCAATAGGTGCAAGGCAGCCGCAAACACCAAAGAGAAGCCAAGCCGAGTCGGCACGGTGGAGCCACCGCGCCGGCCTTGCATCCCACGCCGCATTCCATGACCCCTCCCCCGGCTTTCTCTCATCTCTGCGGCGACGGCAACCGCATTTCCTACCTCCGCCTCCTGAAGGAAGGATGGCATGCCATATAGAGGCTGCGCCGCCGCCGCGTTCGTTCAAACCGCCGCCAAGGCTACAGGCGGTTGAATGATGTCGACGTTTTGTTAATTCGGCGTTGAATCGTACATGTATCGGAGAATTATAGATGAACCGGCTCTGGTGAGCCGCCGATAAACtgtgagagaagagagagattgAATTGAGGATCCAAGGCTTATGACGTGCACAAAGTACACCAAGCATCACCGGAATGGTTGACCTGAAATGCTAAATTACGCTGGCGGAGGGACACCCCTTAATCCACGCATTCCATCTGCTGGAGCAACACCCAACGTCTATAAGCCTCTGAATTTTACAGGTATGGTGTTTGCTGAAGagttagaataaaataataatttccatgTAAGCAAT harbors:
- the LOC123230340 gene encoding uncharacterized protein LOC123230340 isoform X2, which encodes MLGVLCARHKPWILNSISLFSHSLSAAHQSRFIYNSPIHVRFNAELTKRRHHSTACSLGGGLNERGGGAASIWHAILPSGGGGRKCGCRRRRDERKPGEGSWNAAWDARPARWLHRADSAWLLFGVCGCLAPIDYWTDKCENLEAVTVVDEKDVTDGGDDSNEKERCELAARSEKSGAGFKVIGMLADGRCLFRALAHGACMKSGEEVPDENQQRELADELRAQVVDELLKRRKETKWFVEGDFDAYIKHIRQPNAWGGETELLMATHILKKLISVFVIDQRSSDLVNIANYGEEYRKDKESAINVLFHWYGHYDLLETSTDQRCLRIKE
- the LOC123230340 gene encoding uncharacterized protein LOC123230340 isoform X1, translating into MLGVLCARHKPWILNSISLFSHSLSAAHQSRFIYNSPIHVRFNAELTKRRHHSTACSLGGGLNERGGGAASIWHAILPSGGGGRKCGCRRRRDERKPGEGSWNAAWDARPARWLHRADSAWLLFGVCGCLAPIDYWTDKCENLEAVTVVDEKDVTDGGDDSNEKERCELAARSEKSGAGFKVIGMLADGRCLFRALAHGACMKSGEEVPDENQQRELADELRAQVQNGVVDELLKRRKETKWFVEGDFDAYIKHIRQPNAWGGETELLMATHILKKLISVFVIDQRSSDLVNIANYGEEYRKDKESAINVLFHWYGHYDLLETSTDQRCLRIKE